From the genome of Paracoccus seriniphilus, one region includes:
- the pqqC gene encoding pyrroloquinoline-quinone synthase PqqC, with amino-acid sequence MKDMPDAPQSREEFEARLRAIGAQRYHDRHPFHARLHGGDCTPDEVRAWVINRWMYQSRIPMKDAAFMSRVEDPDLRRAWRKRIEDHDGGRTEGGGLRRWLALARAVGLDPDYVASGVGIMPATRFAVEAYVRFVRDMPLLDAVAASLTELFAPKIHAQRIEGLLAHYDFADDSSLAYFRKRLTEAPEDVKFGLDYVLTHADTREKQDAAAAALIFKTDVLWAQLDALWHGYVEGHIPPGAWRPGEGMAT; translated from the coding sequence ATGAAAGACATGCCCGACGCCCCGCAAAGCCGCGAGGAATTCGAAGCCCGTCTGAGGGCCATTGGCGCACAGCGCTATCACGACCGCCATCCGTTCCATGCCCGCCTGCACGGAGGAGACTGCACCCCTGACGAGGTGCGCGCCTGGGTCATCAATCGCTGGATGTATCAATCGCGCATCCCGATGAAGGATGCCGCCTTCATGAGCCGGGTCGAAGATCCCGACCTGCGCCGCGCCTGGCGCAAGCGGATCGAGGATCATGACGGCGGCAGGACCGAAGGCGGCGGGCTGCGCCGCTGGCTGGCCTTGGCCCGTGCTGTGGGGCTGGATCCCGACTATGTGGCCAGCGGAGTCGGCATCATGCCGGCCACCCGGTTCGCCGTGGAGGCCTATGTGCGCTTCGTGCGCGACATGCCGTTGCTGGATGCGGTGGCGGCCAGCCTGACCGAATTGTTCGCGCCCAAGATCCATGCCCAGCGCATCGAAGGCCTGCTGGCCCATTACGATTTTGCGGATGACAGCAGTCTGGCCTATTTCCGCAAACGCCTGACCGAGGCCCCCGAAGACGTGAAATTCGGGCTGGATTACGTGCTGACCCATGCCGATACCCGCGAAAAGCAGGATGCGGCGGCAGCGGCGCTGATCTTCAAGACCGATGTTCTCTGGGCGCAGCTTGACGCCCTTTGGCATGGCTATGTCGAGGGCCACATCCCCCCCGGCGCATGGCGTCCCGGTGAAGGCATGGCGACATGA
- the pqqD gene encoding pyrroloquinoline quinone biosynthesis peptide chaperone PqqD, which translates to MNSPSSPLIGMDDIPYLPRGVRLQDDRVRGIRVLQAPERAIQLDQIGDAILSELDGSRSLSVIAAHLAARYQAPRDQIAADMREFLTGLIERRMVFVKDAP; encoded by the coding sequence ATGAACAGCCCTTCCTCCCCGCTGATCGGCATGGATGACATCCCCTATCTGCCACGCGGGGTGCGGCTTCAGGACGACAGGGTGCGGGGCATTCGCGTGTTGCAGGCCCCCGAACGCGCCATACAGCTGGACCAGATCGGCGATGCCATCCTGTCCGAACTGGACGGAAGCCGCAGCCTGTCCGTGATCGCGGCTCATCTGGCCGCCCGCTATCAGGCCCCCCGGGATCAGATTGCGGCCGACATGCGCGAATTCCTGACCGGGCTGATCGAACGGCGCATGGTTTTCGTGAAGGACGCGCCATGA